The following nucleotide sequence is from Tolumonas lignilytica.
ATAAAGAACCTTATTTAAATCTTAAAAATAGGGCGTTCTCATTGTTAATCGCTGTAAAAAATCATCAATTTATTGATATATAACAAATTCAGCCGGATACACTGACCACTAATACATATACGTCAGCCCATAGAAGATCGTATGTGGCGTGATGTCATTGACCACGCCGATCCGCGGCGTAAAGTTGTATTTTACCCTTAGCCCCAGATAAGGCATCAGATCTTTTGGGATCATCTTGTAGATCCGTGAATTCTGAAACGAGACTGATTGGTTGATGTCACTGATGTAATCGTTGACAGGATCATCCAAGTTATCAGGGTAATCGAAATCAAACCGACTGCCGGAAGACATGGCCGTTTCAAAATTAAATGATTTATTTTTCTCGATTTTATCAAAAAACGATGGGCTATTCGGTACGTTGCTTTCCCGATAGGGCAGAAAAACGGCAGGTGTATTGACTGGCAGGTTGGCTTCAAAACTAAACGGGGCATGTTTAGAAAACGAATCGTCGGAATACGCCAGCCAGGGCGTGCACAACAGCAACAGGCTCAGGGTCGTTTTTTGGCGTTTATCCAATGCATTATCCTTCAGGCGGCCATGTCAGTCATGGCCGTGTTGGTTGATTCATGGTGGTTCAGAGTGCCAATAATGCGAATACACCGGAAACGATCCCGACGCCAGACAACCCCCACATCAGCCATTCTAACCAACGTTTTCGCGTAAGTAACGAGATCGCTGCCATAGAAATGGCAACTTGTATGATCGTTGTGGCCTGTGCCCAGCGATGATGCAGGTGCATTTGTTCATCACTGCGACGATTCCATTCCACCGCGTCTTTTTCCAGTTTTTCAGCTTTGCTTTTTATCTGTTCCTTTTCTTGGTCATAACGACGGGCCATCTTTTCGTAACTGGCTCGTTTATTTTCGGGCAGTAAATCCAGTGCCAGCAGATTTAGATTTTGCCGGTTGCTTTTGGCCTGATAATAGTTCCATTGATCCGATGCCTCGGTTTTGGCAATGGCGGCATTGTTTTTATAAAGCATGGCATTGGCCTGTGTTGCTCCCCCCATATAGGAATAGAGCGCACCAATGGTGGCCAAAATGGCGGTTGTGACCGCGATCTGATTGGCGAATGCGTGAGCATGATGATGACTGACATGTTCTATTTCGTGATCATGCGGTCCGTGAACGTGAAAATCATCTGACATGGTTTTTTCTCGATAAAAGAGGAAATGTGATACGGGAAATATAGATTTGAGATATTAATTTTTCATTAAAGTTCCGAACAGCTGGTGTCGGGTGTCGTGTGTCGCGATACACGGGTTCGGTTTTGAACAAATATTCTGCGGTTAATCTCTTAATTGTTCTTTTTCTGGGCAATCAGTTGATTTCATTTATTCTTTGAATTTCCATCGCAACAGGTTAATGGCATAATATAGTTATTCGGTGATTAGCGCAGCCCGGTAGCGCATCTGGTTTGGGACCAGAGGGTCAAAGGTTCGAATCCTTTATCACCGACCACCTTCTAAAAACCCCGCATTCGCGGGGTTTTTGCTTTTCTGTACCGCCAAAAATACCGCGTGAAAACTTTGTAACAAAATTCTCGTTGTTTTTAACATCGTCTAGATGGAGTATCCACAGCAAACAACAAGCTGGACGACAATCAATGCGTAAATTTGTTTTGGGGTTACTGCTGGTGCTGGTCTTTCCGGTATGGGCTCTGCCGTCGCCCAAAGCCGTGTCGGATGCGGTACAGGCGGGGAATTTTTCCCATGCGGAGCAGATGTTACAGCAGATCCTGAAAGAAAAGCCGAATAGTGCCATGGCGCACTATGAGTTAGGTCAGGTGCTGGCCCGAGAACAGCGGCATCAGGAAGCCTTGAGTGAACTCAATCAGGCGAAAACATTGGATCCTGCCTTGAAATTTGCCAAGAACCCGGAACGCTTTGATGCCATCTATCGGGCCGAAGTTGCGGCATTGCAAAAGCCAGTGGCACTGACGACGCATTCGCCGATCCATCCGGCTACTCATACGGCTTCCTCCGGAAGCTCTCTGGTGGGTTTTGTGCTCTCGATCCTGTTGGTATTCGGGGCGATCTTGCTGGCCATCTATTTCTGGATGCGGCGAGCAGATAAGCAAAGAAAACAAGAGCAACAGCAATATCAGTCTGCATTAAGTCAGGAACAGTTGTCCGCACTGTTGCAAATGGCGGATGCCATGCGTGATGCCGAACTGGAGTGTCGTGCAGCGAGTTACGCAAGTGAACAAAAGCAAGCGATCTCAACGGCGGTAAATGCCCATCGGGACGCGTTACTGCGCGCTATTTCGCAATGTAAAGATGAGCATGTGCCGCTTTATGATGAACAGTTCACGGCATTACAGGCAGAAACTACTCGCCTGACACAAGCTGCCCGCAGTGGCACGTTACCTGCACCGATCACCGCCATGCCTCACGAACCGGTAATGAGAGCGCCGATAATGGATGCCGGAGCATTGGCGGGTAGCAACGCACAGCCGATCATCATCAACAACAATACGCCGTCTTCTGGCGGGTTGGGCAATGTGCTGACCGGGGTTGTGCTGGGCGAAATGCTGGCGGGAGATCGCCACTCAGAAACAGTGATCTATCGCGAGCGACGTGAGGATTTGCCACCGAAAGAGGATATCCCCTCTTTTGATGGCAGCACGGATGGAAGCGACAGTGCCTGGGATGAGGATAACAGCTCATTCGATAGCGGTAATGATAGTGGTAACGATGACGCCTGGTCTTGATGGATCAGGGTTATAAGAAAACTGAATAATCGGAGAACGGTATGTCAGGTATTTTGGATAAATTGTCCCGCACCATTAAAGGGTTGGCCAATGATGCTCTGGATTCAGTGGCTGATGCAGGACGCGATGCCCGCCAAATCGTGAGGGAACTGGAAGCTCAGATCCAACAGGCAGAAAGTGCCTTGCTGGATGTGCGTGCAGAATATGAATTGATGTTGAGTGGCAAAGAGAAAACTGCTCAGGAAGTCGCCCGTTGGGATGGTCTGGCGCGTCAGGCGATCACCGGTGGGGATGATGGTTTGGCGCGGGAATGTCTGGCACGTAAACAACAGTTTGCGGCGACGTTACAGCGGGAAAGCGAGCAGCTTGCGCAATATGAACCGTCGGTGCGGGAGCTGGAAAGTCGTATTGCGGAGTTAAAACAACAGCATGAAGCGATGCAGCAGAAAATTGAATTGCTGGAAGCCCGCAGCCATATGGCCGCGGCACAGGAAAAAGCTGCAACGGCGATCAGCGGTATTGGCGGGGATTCGTTGATCGCCGACTTTGATAAACTGGAAACGCAGGTCGAAAAACAGGAAGCGCGTGCCAGTGCAGCCAGTTCGCTGGCACAACAACAGAAAGGCGATGATCTGGAGCAACGCATTAAAGCGCTGCAGCACAGTGATGTCGATGATGAACTGGCTAAATTAAAATCGGAAATGGGGCGTTAATGTGCATTCGTGTGGATTGATCATGAAAAAAGCCGTGATTACAGCTTTTCTGGCACTTGTCTGTTGTTATGCCGTGCCATCTTTTGCGGCGACTGATAAACGGATCGATCCGAATACCGTGCAATGGTGGGGGCCGGCCTATCGGTATCCGCAAGCCGGCTGGATCAATATTCATATCGAAGGTGAGCCGCATGAACGTGGTGTGCAGCATGGCCGGTTATTGGCACCGGAAATTGCGGCCTATGTGCAGGCGTTAGCGCAGTTTTACAATCCCAAATCGCCAGAAGATGGTTGGGATAAAACGCGTGATCTGGTTAAAGCGCTGTTTTTAAGAGGGTTTACACCAGAACAACTGGAAGAGATGGATGGTATTGCCGTCGGCGCCAGTGCCAGTGGCGCTCAGTTTTTCGGGCGTCATCTGGATATCATTGATATTGCTGCGCTGAATCTGACGAATGAAATCGATTCGCTGAATGATGCTCTGGCGGCGACACCTAATGGCCTGGATCCGGTGAAGAGCGCAGGTGGTGAAGCGGTGGCGGGTAGTCTCCATCCGTCACATGGACCGGTGCGTTGCGATGCGTTTGCCGCGGTAGGGTCGGCGACGAAAGATGGCAAGGTGGTCTTCGGTCATATCACCATGTTTGATTTGCTGCCTGGTAACTACTACAACGTATGGCTGGATGTAAAGCCGAGCAAGGGCCATCGCTTTGTCATGCAGACCACACCGGGCGGTATTCACAGTGGGATGGATTACTCCATTAATGATGCGGGGCTCCTGCTCAGTGAAACCACGGTCGGGCAAACCAGTTTTGAATCCCGCGGTATCCCGCTGGCGGCGAGAATTCGCCAGGCACAGCAGTATGCCGACAACATTGAACAGGCAGCGTCGATTCTGACCACCAACAGCAATGGTTTATCGACGACCGAGTGGATTCTGGCCGATGTGAAAAAGAATGAAATCGCGCTGCTGACGCTGGGGACTCATGAACACAAGCTGTATCGCAGCAGCCAAAAAGAGTGGATTGCCGGGGCAGAAGGTTTCTACTGGAGTAATAACAACACCAAAGATCGCAACGTGCGTCTGGAGACAGTGGCCTCGATGGATGGACGTCCTTCAGATGTGGCCGCGTTGCATCCGGTGAAACGAGATGCGCTCTGGTTACAACTCTATGAACAGAATAAGGGCAAGATTGATACTGATTTTGCTCGTCAGGTACTGACCAATCCTGAAATTGTGTTATCTACCTCCGTGGATGCCAAATACACCACCAGTGACATGGCACAGCAGTTCCAGACATGGGCGACATTCGGACCTTCTGTTGGAGTGGTTCGTTATCCGTCGGTGACAGATCAACAAGATACCCCTGTCATTAAACCGTTGGTGAGCAACCCTTGGGTGGTGCTGGGCAATGATGCGCCGATAAAGGCACATTCCCAGAAAATAGCGGCGGATCTGCACGATCCAAACGATCCGGTGATTCCAGCCGCGCCGCAGGATGAATCGGAACCGGATACCGAGCCGGCCTGGCATGGCACGTTATTACCGAAAAACGATGCCGATATCTGGCTGACCACCGCATTTGCCAATTACGAACGCATTGTCGCGCTGGAAAAAAACTTAACGCAGAAGGCCTCCTCCCACAAACTGAGTCAGCATGACGTGGATACGCTGGCGGTGAAACTCTTTCTTTATCGCGCCCGTTATGAACTGGCGGTTCGAGCCGGACAGGACTTCCCGTTATCGCAGACCAAGGCCAATTTCCGCGATGACAAATGGTATGACGTCGTATCAGGAAAAGGGGTGTTGGTAATGCATGCCTTGCGCAGCGAACTGGGTGAGCAGCATTTTGATAAATGGATGGATGAATTCGGTCTGGCGCATGCAGGTCAGGAAGTCACTACCGGGCAATTCAAGTCGTTTCTGGAGAAAAAGAGCGGTAAGGATCTGAGCACCTTTTTCCATGACTGGCTGGATAAAACAGGTATGGCTAAACCGGTCATTACCGATCAGAGCGGATTGCCGCTGTACACCTATGGTTCTCCGTTTACGATTTTCACGTTTGATTCCGAGGTAGAGCAATCGTTGATTGTTTACGGTACGCAGGATGAGGAAGTGGCGAATAAGGAAGCGGCCCAGGTGCTGCAAAAGGCATTGCAGCGGAGAAAACATCATATTGTGGCACCGATCATGGCGGATCGGGATGTGACGGCCGCCGATCTGCAGCACCACCATCTGTTGCTGATCGGGCGACCTGACAGCAATAGTATTGTCGATCGTTTCAAAGGTGAAATGCCAGTGACGTTTGGGCAGCACTCATTCCAGATCCGGGGGACAACCTATGCCCATCCTGAGAGTGGGCTAATTCTGGCGGCAGAAAACCCACTGAATCGGCGTTACTCCATGGTGCTGGTGGCGGGTTTGAGTTCGTTGGGAACCTTGACGGTCACCCAGCAATTTTCCGAAGGTGCCCTGACGAATGGCCCTGTTGCCTTGCTACCGTATAACCAGGGTGAGATTGACTTCGTGCCGAAGCAGCACTGAGCATGAACCTCGCTAAATCAGGATCCCCGCAATGCGGGGATCTTATTTTGGGGCTCTGATTTGGTGCATGAATGCTGTCGTGACTTAATAATTGGTTTTAATTGACGCTTTTTTACCGGTGTTTACGGCTCATATTTGTTGGCGCATGGATTGCATAACTATTACTGTAACTGCACTTGATGATTATGGCGTGTTGACGCTAACTTCTGTGCCACAATTTGGAAATGGATGACTAGGGTTCCGGTTTGGCTTGTGTGCTGAATGTCTGGTCCGAGAGTTGTCGACCTTCCCTGAAGGTTACACGGCGGGACAAAAACCCGGGAGACAGCGGCGCACAGCCATGATCTCTCGTATTTGACCTAACGTGCTCCCAGGGAGGGAAACATGAAAAAATCTTCATTCAGCTCGTCATTCCGCAAATGGCTCTGTGTTGGCCTGCTGCCGGTCTTTCTGTTTGGCTCCGTACCTGCATTTGCCAAAGAAAAATTCAAAGTTGCCTGGACGATTTATGCCGGTTGGATGCCGTGGGATTACGCGGCACAAAGCGGCATCATCAAAAAATGGGCGGATAAATACGGTATCGATATCGATGTGGTGCAGGTCAACGACTACGTCGAGTCCATCAACCAATATACCGCAGGTGGTTTCGACGGCTGCGTGATGACCAATATGGATGCCCTGACCATTCCGGCGGCGGGCGGTGTCGATTCTACTGCGCTGATCGTCGGCGATTATTCCAACGGGAATGATGGCATCGTGCTGAAAGGTAAATCCAGCCTGAAAGATATCAAGGGTCAGCCGGTGAATCTGGTGCAACTGAGCGTTTCCCACTATCTGCTGGCACGTGCGCTGGAAACACAAGGCATGAGCGAGAAAGATGTGAAGGTGGTTAATACCTCCGATGCAGATATTGTGTCTGCTTACACCACCAAAGATGTGACGGCTGCAGTGACCTGGAACCCGCTGTTATCTGAAATACTGAAACAGCCAGACAGCCATTTGGTGTTCGATTCCAGCAAGATCCCGGGTGAAATTATTGACCTGATGGTGGTAAAAACCGACAAGCTGAAGGCCCACCCTGAACTGGGTAAAGCCCTGACCGGTGCCTGGTATGAGATCATGAGCGAGATGTCGGGTTCTGATGCCAAAGCCAAAGAAGCTCGTACTGCCATGGCCAAGGCATCGGGTACCGATCTGGCGGGTTATGATCAGCAGCTCAAAGCCACAAACATGTTCTATCAACCAGCCAACGCGGTTTTATTTACCACCGATCCCCACCTGAAACTGACCATGCAGATGGTTGCCGAATTTTCCATGCAACATGGTTTGCTCGGCGACAATGCACCTAGCGCGGAATCGATTGGGGTGGAAACACCGAGTGGCATTTACGGGGACAAAAACAACGTGAAACTGCGTTTTGACCCGAGCTACATGCAGATGGCTGCCGACGGCAAGCTGTGATCTTATCTGTTAAGGAGATAGGCGATGGCCCGACTCATTAATCGTCAGCCGGATCGGTTAGGTCGTTGGATTTTGGCATTACTGCCATTCGTCCTGTTGCTGGTGCTTTATCTGCTAAGTTCAGAAGCACGTCTGGCAGTGAACCCAAACGATAAACTGTTGCCGTCATTCCCGACGATTTTCGATGCCATCGTCAAGATGGCGTTTGAGCCGAATCGCCGCACCGGGGAGTATCTGCTGTGGGCGGATACGCTCTCCAGCCTCAGATTGCTGCTGCTGGGTGTCGGGATCAGTGCGTTGATGGGCCTGACTGTTGGGTTGTTGAATGGCGGGATCCCATTGATTCGGATCCCCTGTTCTCCGGTCGTTACCGCGTTATCGCTGATCCCGCCGATGGCGATCCTGCCGATTCTGTTCATCGTGTTTGGTTTGGGTGATTTGGCGAAAGTGATGCTGATTGTGATTGGGATCTGCCCGATCCTCATTCGTGATCTGCAGCTAAAAACCCTGAGCCTGCCGGAAGAACAGCTGATCAAAGCGCAGACACTGGGGGCATCCACCTCGCAGATCTTATTGCGCATGATGCTGCCACAAGTGCTCCCGCGTTTAATCGAAGCCATTCGTCTGACCTTGGGCAGTGCCTGGTTATTCCTGATTGCGGCGGAAGCGATCGCGGCAACCGAAGGCTTGGGTTACCGAATCTTCCTTGTGCGTCGTTATCTCGATATGTCGATCATCCTGCCGTATGTGGTGTGGATCACCCTGCTGGCGTTTGCGATGGACTGGATTTTAAAAGTGACCTCGCGGAAAGCATTTCCGTGGTATTTCGGTCGTAACGGGGAGGCGCAAGGATGAATACCTCAATGCCCATCCTGCAGGCGAAGAACGTCTGGAAAGAATATGGCGATGTCTGTGTGCTGGAACGCATCAACGTCTCTATCAATGCGGGTGAATTTGTCACGGTGGTCGGTGCTTCTGGCTGTGGCAAAAGTACCTTTCTGAAATTGATCCTTGGCACCGAAGCGGCGACGCGTGGTGAGCTGTTACTCGATGGTCAGCCAATCCCACAAGAACCGGATGAACATCGTGGCATCGTGTTCCAGAAATATTCGGTGTTTCCGCATCTGACGGTGCTGGGCAACGTCATGCTGGCGGATGAATTTTCTCAATCGCCATTCCTCGGCAAGCTGTTTGGTGCTGCAAAAAAAGCAGCACAGGAACGCGCCGAAGCCATGTTGGAACGGGTGGGGTTAAGCCATGCACTGAACCGTTATCCGAGCGAATTGTCGGGTGGCATGCAGCAACGTCTGGCGATTGCACAGGCACTGATGAAAAAGCCACGCATTCTGCTGCTGGATGAGCCATTTGGTGCGCTGGATCCGGGGATCCGTGGTGACATGCACCAACTCATTCGCGAGCTGTGGTTACAGCAACAACTGACCATTTTTATGGTGACGCACGACCTGAAAGAAGGGTTTGCGTTGGGCAGCCGGCTCTGGGTGTTTGATAAGACCCGCCATGATCCGCAGTCACCGCAACGCTATGGTGCACAAATTACGTATGACATTCCTTTACAGGGTGGAAAGCTGAACGCGGAACATGCGGCGCTGCTTCCACAACCAGAAAAAACGGAGCAATAACATGGCCGAATTACTGTATGAAGATTCGCTGCCGGGTGGCAGCCACTGGTCACTGGTGATGCCTGCTGGCTCACTGCTGAAAATCACCGATGTTGAAGGCGGTGCTAACGTCGGCATGCTGTTCTACAACCCACGCAACCTGCTGGAGCGTTACAACGCGCCAGATACATTGAAGTGCCAGCACACGTTCAAACTGACGACGGGTCATTGTCTGTATTCCGATATGGGTCGTATTTTCTGCTCGATTGTGCAGGACGATACCGGTTGGATCGACTCTGTCGCCGGAACCACAAACAAAGCAAAAGTCGCGGCGCGTTGGGGCGAACGTGATTATCAACATCAGCGTAATCTGTGGAAACAAAACGGTTATGACAGCTTCTTGGTAGAAGTGGCGAAATATGGGTTAGGTGCACGCGATTTGGCGGCGAACCTGAACCTGTTTAGCAAAGTGTTCACCGATGAAGAAGGCAACATGAAGTTTGCGGCAGGTCATTCGAAAGCCGGCGACACCATCACGCTGCGTTTTGAAATGGAAACACTGGTGGTGTTTAA
It contains:
- a CDS encoding ABC transporter ATP-binding protein, with amino-acid sequence MNTSMPILQAKNVWKEYGDVCVLERINVSINAGEFVTVVGASGCGKSTFLKLILGTEAATRGELLLDGQPIPQEPDEHRGIVFQKYSVFPHLTVLGNVMLADEFSQSPFLGKLFGAAKKAAQERAEAMLERVGLSHALNRYPSELSGGMQQRLAIAQALMKKPRILLLDEPFGALDPGIRGDMHQLIRELWLQQQLTIFMVTHDLKEGFALGSRLWVFDKTRHDPQSPQRYGAQITYDIPLQGGKLNAEHAALLPQPEKTEQ
- a CDS encoding C45 family autoproteolytic acyltransferase/hydolase, translating into MKKAVITAFLALVCCYAVPSFAATDKRIDPNTVQWWGPAYRYPQAGWINIHIEGEPHERGVQHGRLLAPEIAAYVQALAQFYNPKSPEDGWDKTRDLVKALFLRGFTPEQLEEMDGIAVGASASGAQFFGRHLDIIDIAALNLTNEIDSLNDALAATPNGLDPVKSAGGEAVAGSLHPSHGPVRCDAFAAVGSATKDGKVVFGHITMFDLLPGNYYNVWLDVKPSKGHRFVMQTTPGGIHSGMDYSINDAGLLLSETTVGQTSFESRGIPLAARIRQAQQYADNIEQAASILTTNSNGLSTTEWILADVKKNEIALLTLGTHEHKLYRSSQKEWIAGAEGFYWSNNNTKDRNVRLETVASMDGRPSDVAALHPVKRDALWLQLYEQNKGKIDTDFARQVLTNPEIVLSTSVDAKYTTSDMAQQFQTWATFGPSVGVVRYPSVTDQQDTPVIKPLVSNPWVVLGNDAPIKAHSQKIAADLHDPNDPVIPAAPQDESEPDTEPAWHGTLLPKNDADIWLTTAFANYERIVALEKNLTQKASSHKLSQHDVDTLAVKLFLYRARYELAVRAGQDFPLSQTKANFRDDKWYDVVSGKGVLVMHALRSELGEQHFDKWMDEFGLAHAGQEVTTGQFKSFLEKKSGKDLSTFFHDWLDKTGMAKPVITDQSGLPLYTYGSPFTIFTFDSEVEQSLIVYGTQDEEVANKEAAQVLQKALQRRKHHIVAPIMADRDVTAADLQHHHLLLIGRPDSNSIVDRFKGEMPVTFGQHSFQIRGTTYAHPESGLILAAENPLNRRYSMVLVAGLSSLGTLTVTQQFSEGALTNGPVALLPYNQGEIDFVPKQH
- a CDS encoding ABC transporter permease, which gives rise to MARLINRQPDRLGRWILALLPFVLLLVLYLLSSEARLAVNPNDKLLPSFPTIFDAIVKMAFEPNRRTGEYLLWADTLSSLRLLLLGVGISALMGLTVGLLNGGIPLIRIPCSPVVTALSLIPPMAILPILFIVFGLGDLAKVMLIVIGICPILIRDLQLKTLSLPEEQLIKAQTLGASTSQILLRMMLPQVLPRLIEAIRLTLGSAWLFLIAAEAIAATEGLGYRIFLVRRYLDMSIILPYVVWITLLAFAMDWILKVTSRKAFPWYFGRNGEAQG
- a CDS encoding tetratricopeptide repeat protein: MRKFVLGLLLVLVFPVWALPSPKAVSDAVQAGNFSHAEQMLQQILKEKPNSAMAHYELGQVLAREQRHQEALSELNQAKTLDPALKFAKNPERFDAIYRAEVAALQKPVALTTHSPIHPATHTASSGSSLVGFVLSILLVFGAILLAIYFWMRRADKQRKQEQQQYQSALSQEQLSALLQMADAMRDAELECRAASYASEQKQAISTAVNAHRDALLRAISQCKDEHVPLYDEQFTALQAETTRLTQAARSGTLPAPITAMPHEPVMRAPIMDAGALAGSNAQPIIINNNTPSSGGLGNVLTGVVLGEMLAGDRHSETVIYRERREDLPPKEDIPSFDGSTDGSDSAWDEDNSSFDSGNDSGNDDAWS
- a CDS encoding PspA/IM30 family protein → MSGILDKLSRTIKGLANDALDSVADAGRDARQIVRELEAQIQQAESALLDVRAEYELMLSGKEKTAQEVARWDGLARQAITGGDDGLARECLARKQQFAATLQRESEQLAQYEPSVRELESRIAELKQQHEAMQQKIELLEARSHMAAAQEKAATAISGIGGDSLIADFDKLETQVEKQEARASAASSLAQQQKGDDLEQRIKALQHSDVDDELAKLKSEMGR
- a CDS encoding putative urea ABC transporter substrate-binding protein; the protein is MKKSSFSSSFRKWLCVGLLPVFLFGSVPAFAKEKFKVAWTIYAGWMPWDYAAQSGIIKKWADKYGIDIDVVQVNDYVESINQYTAGGFDGCVMTNMDALTIPAAGGVDSTALIVGDYSNGNDGIVLKGKSSLKDIKGQPVNLVQLSVSHYLLARALETQGMSEKDVKVVNTSDADIVSAYTTKDVTAAVTWNPLLSEILKQPDSHLVFDSSKIPGEIIDLMVVKTDKLKAHPELGKALTGAWYEIMSEMSGSDAKAKEARTAMAKASGTDLAGYDQQLKATNMFYQPANAVLFTTDPHLKLTMQMVAEFSMQHGLLGDNAPSAESIGVETPSGIYGDKNNVKLRFDPSYMQMAADGKL
- a CDS encoding DUF4337 domain-containing protein, whose translation is MSDDFHVHGPHDHEIEHVSHHHAHAFANQIAVTTAILATIGALYSYMGGATQANAMLYKNNAAIAKTEASDQWNYYQAKSNRQNLNLLALDLLPENKRASYEKMARRYDQEKEQIKSKAEKLEKDAVEWNRRSDEQMHLHHRWAQATTIIQVAISMAAISLLTRKRWLEWLMWGLSGVGIVSGVFALLAL
- a CDS encoding urea amidolyase associated protein UAAP1 codes for the protein MAELLYEDSLPGGSHWSLVMPAGSLLKITDVEGGANVGMLFYNPRNLLERYNAPDTLKCQHTFKLTTGHCLYSDMGRIFCSIVQDDTGWIDSVAGTTNKAKVAARWGERDYQHQRNLWKQNGYDSFLVEVAKYGLGARDLAANLNLFSKVFTDEEGNMKFAAGHSKAGDTITLRFEMETLVVFNTCPHPMDPATEYPRKPIQYALYKADPVAEDDVCRISRPENGRGFENTRRYVCCAGH